A single region of the Lactobacillus xylocopicola genome encodes:
- a CDS encoding ABC transporter substrate-binding protein encodes MMNKIIKGVMSTAIAGMAAMMMTGCGVAKNSSNGTHQDSKVIKLGVNMELSGAVAGYGNAEKQGIQLAADEINKNGGIDVNGHKKKVKLIIRDNKSSLATSSSVAAQLTTKDKVAAVVGPATTNMGTAEIPNITKAAVPFVSPSATDPKFTLQKNGQVHKYVFRACFQNNFQGKSAAKFVTNKLKAKRVAIYADNSSDYGTGLAKAFKDVYQGKVVDSQTYAAGDKDFNAVLTSFKAKKLDAIYIPGYYTEVGLIVKQARQMGIKIPIVGGDGLADPKFAQIAGSQNATNVYYTTPFSRQVAAKNKRATEFMKAFKDRYNEEAPTFSALAYDAVYMVKAAIESEKSDDSTKIRAGLAKIKDFDGITGRITINKTHDPEKPIAVEKMTNGKISNAFSVE; translated from the coding sequence ATGATGAATAAAATCATAAAGGGAGTAATGAGTACTGCTATTGCAGGAATGGCGGCCATGATGATGACTGGTTGTGGCGTTGCGAAGAATAGTAGTAACGGCACTCACCAAGATAGTAAGGTGATCAAGCTGGGGGTCAATATGGAGTTGTCCGGTGCAGTAGCGGGTTATGGAAATGCTGAGAAGCAGGGGATTCAACTGGCCGCTGACGAAATCAATAAGAATGGTGGAATTGATGTTAACGGCCACAAAAAGAAAGTTAAACTGATTATTCGAGATAATAAGAGCTCGCTTGCAACTTCTTCATCGGTTGCAGCGCAACTTACAACCAAAGACAAGGTTGCAGCGGTTGTGGGACCTGCGACTACTAATATGGGTACGGCTGAAATTCCTAATATTACTAAGGCAGCTGTTCCTTTCGTTAGTCCTTCTGCAACTGATCCTAAATTTACCTTACAGAAAAATGGTCAAGTTCATAAGTATGTTTTCCGAGCTTGCTTCCAAAATAACTTCCAGGGCAAGAGCGCGGCCAAGTTTGTTACCAATAAGTTAAAAGCTAAGCGAGTAGCCATTTATGCTGATAATTCAAGTGACTATGGGACCGGATTAGCTAAGGCCTTTAAAGATGTCTATCAAGGAAAGGTCGTTGACAGCCAGACATACGCAGCGGGAGACAAGGATTTCAACGCGGTTTTAACTTCATTTAAGGCCAAAAAGCTTGATGCTATTTACATTCCAGGCTATTACACTGAAGTTGGTTTAATTGTTAAGCAGGCTCGTCAAATGGGTATCAAAATTCCTATTGTTGGTGGTGATGGCTTAGCCGATCCGAAATTTGCTCAAATTGCTGGTAGTCAAAATGCCACTAATGTGTATTACACTACGCCATTTTCAAGACAGGTTGCAGCTAAAAATAAGCGTGCAACTGAGTTTATGAAAGCTTTCAAAGACCGCTACAATGAGGAAGCGCCGACTTTTTCAGCTTTAGCTTATGATGCGGTTTACATGGTTAAAGCTGCAATTGAAAGTGAAAAATCTGATGATTCCACGAAGATTAGGGCTGGTCTAGCGAAGATCAAGGATTTCGATGGAATTACTGGCCGAATCACGATCAATAAAACGCATGATCCGGAAAAACCAATTGCAGTCGAAAAAATGACTAATGGAAAAATAAGCAACGCATTTAGTGTGGAATAA
- a CDS encoding ABC transporter ATP-binding protein codes for MAMLEVQNLSVSYGVIQAVKDVSFDINEGEIVTLIGANGAGKSTIVKTISGLLKPQNGQITYQGQDIVHRKAPQVVQAGISQVAEGRHIFAEMTVKENLQLGAFLQKDHDQTDKTYKEIFERFPILQKRQNQDAATLSGGEQQMLAIGRALMAKPKLLLLDEPSMGLSPLFIKEIFTIIKELNERGTTILLIEQNAKQALAIADRGYVLATGNVQLTGTGKELLANPEVQRVYFGG; via the coding sequence ATGGCGATGCTCGAGGTACAAAATCTATCGGTTAGTTATGGAGTTATCCAGGCCGTTAAGGATGTTAGCTTTGACATCAATGAGGGCGAGATTGTTACGCTAATTGGAGCCAATGGTGCGGGTAAGTCAACTATTGTTAAGACTATTTCAGGCTTACTTAAACCCCAGAACGGTCAGATCACTTATCAGGGGCAGGATATCGTTCACCGAAAAGCCCCGCAGGTTGTGCAGGCTGGTATTTCTCAAGTTGCTGAAGGACGTCATATTTTTGCTGAAATGACCGTTAAGGAAAACCTGCAACTAGGTGCTTTTTTGCAAAAAGATCACGATCAGACGGATAAGACTTACAAGGAGATCTTCGAACGCTTTCCGATTTTACAAAAACGACAAAATCAAGATGCGGCTACCCTGTCAGGTGGTGAGCAGCAGATGCTGGCTATTGGCCGCGCACTGATGGCTAAACCTAAGCTGCTTCTACTCGATGAACCTTCGATGGGGCTATCACCGCTTTTTATCAAGGAAATCTTTACAATCATCAAGGAGTTAAATGAACGAGGCACAACTATTCTGTTGATTGAGCAGAATGCCAAGCAGGCGCTAGCAATTGCAGACCGGGGTTACGTCTTGGCGACGGGCAACGTGCAGTTAACCGGAACGGGTAAGGAGTTGCTGGCTAATCCAGAGGTACAACGAGTATACTTTGGTGGCTAA
- a CDS encoding GNAT family N-acetyltransferase produces MQKAPTNFTFKKISEMSGREVFCLARLRVDTFVCEQKITDPELDDQDLEAIQIFALNQAQTKALAVCRVFQEDGKWMLGRVAVARAARGQGLGRKMMEQVHEYLKQHGVERLYCHAQLQAKPFYDFLGYKTTGANFFEAGVEHVMMYKDLKDKKARE; encoded by the coding sequence ATGCAAAAAGCTCCCACTAATTTTACTTTTAAAAAAATTTCTGAGATGTCCGGTCGTGAAGTCTTTTGTCTCGCCCGTCTGCGGGTTGACACCTTTGTGTGTGAGCAAAAAATCACGGACCCCGAGTTGGATGACCAGGACCTAGAGGCCATTCAAATTTTTGCACTGAATCAAGCTCAAACTAAGGCACTGGCAGTTTGTCGGGTGTTCCAAGAAGATGGTAAGTGGATGCTTGGTCGGGTCGCAGTTGCCCGTGCAGCCAGGGGACAGGGACTAGGAAGAAAGATGATGGAGCAAGTGCACGAGTATTTGAAGCAGCACGGCGTTGAACGGCTGTACTGTCATGCTCAATTACAGGCTAAACCATTTTATGATTTTCTAGGTTACAAAACGACGGGCGCTAACTTTTTCGAAGCTGGCGTCGAGCACGTCATGATGTATAAAGATTTAAAAGACAAAAAAGCGCGTGAGTAG
- a CDS encoding class I SAM-dependent methyltransferase — protein sequence MNHHTKIDLTDNLNNWNDRAVVHANGGYGDLAAFASNKQAITATVKRDLAVIRPFLPDQKLTGQHLLHLQCHIGDDTLSWARLGASDVYGLDFSPVALTAARKLATAAQIPITYVEGDAGLAAQAMPEQLAQFNAIVTSAGTITWLPELKSWAESIAQLLAPGGVFMIRDNHPLLFALENAGLEIKQDYFSGTEDTYESDSSYTSNSAGKINHQVNHNWAHDFQEIINSLIGAGLTIKNVGEHRITDWQALPSLIYSKDHEGWELPATSPQFPLTFSVVAQKP from the coding sequence ATGAACCATCATACTAAAATCGACTTAACCGACAACCTTAATAACTGGAATGATCGAGCAGTAGTCCATGCTAACGGCGGCTATGGTGATCTGGCCGCTTTTGCAAGCAACAAACAGGCAATCACTGCAACAGTTAAGCGGGACTTGGCCGTCATTCGACCCTTTTTACCTGACCAAAAACTAACTGGCCAACATCTCTTGCATCTGCAGTGCCATATCGGTGATGACACCCTCAGTTGGGCCCGCCTTGGGGCTAGTGACGTCTACGGATTGGATTTTTCACCGGTTGCTCTAACGGCTGCTCGCAAATTAGCAACAGCAGCACAAATTCCCATCACTTATGTAGAAGGAGATGCCGGCTTAGCAGCACAGGCTATGCCGGAACAGTTAGCCCAGTTTAATGCAATTGTGACCAGCGCCGGAACAATTACTTGGTTACCTGAATTAAAGTCTTGGGCAGAATCAATTGCGCAGTTACTGGCTCCTGGCGGTGTGTTCATGATTCGCGACAACCACCCGCTGCTATTTGCGCTGGAGAATGCCGGCTTAGAAATAAAACAGGATTATTTCAGCGGCACGGAAGACACATATGAGTCAGATTCTTCTTATACTTCAAACTCAGCTGGCAAGATTAACCATCAAGTTAACCACAACTGGGCCCATGACTTTCAAGAAATTATTAATTCATTGATTGGAGCTGGTCTGACCATTAAAAACGTCGGAGAACACCGGATCACTGACTGGCAAGCCTTGCCATCTTTAATTTACAGCAAAGATCATGAGGGCTGGGAATTACCGGCCACTTCGCCGCAATTTCCGCTGACCTTTTCGGTTGTTGCCCAAAAGCCATAA
- a CDS encoding metalloendopeptidase has protein sequence MKIFRRFSLKLVCAVMAAIALGGSIEPLTNELLVNKPSQVVLAKKKSKKIRWAKPKATVYLDLNHNTDLISATNEAIATWNDTGAFTFKKTKNKKKANIVISPTYSPYSTYAGYTWFNYYIRNHILYFAKVELNTYFLQNFSPYDYSYDRVVNTVEHELGHAIGLKHTKGHSVMYYKGSTYPIQPIDIKHVKKLYHKK, from the coding sequence ATGAAGATATTTCGTCGTTTTTCATTAAAACTAGTTTGCGCAGTTATGGCAGCCATAGCCCTAGGCGGTAGCATTGAACCTCTAACTAATGAATTACTAGTAAATAAACCATCACAAGTAGTCTTGGCAAAAAAGAAGAGTAAAAAAATTCGATGGGCCAAGCCTAAAGCCACAGTTTATCTAGATTTGAACCATAACACCGACCTGATTTCGGCTACTAATGAGGCTATCGCTACTTGGAACGATACTGGAGCATTTACCTTTAAAAAGACTAAAAATAAGAAGAAAGCTAACATTGTTATTTCGCCAACATATAGTCCATATTCTACATACGCTGGCTATACTTGGTTTAATTATTATATTCGAAATCACATTCTATACTTTGCCAAAGTTGAATTAAACACTTACTTTTTACAAAACTTTTCACCATACGATTATAGCTATGACCGCGTTGTTAATACAGTAGAACATGAACTGGGGCACGCTATCGGCTTGAAGCATACTAAGGGCCATTCTGTAATGTACTACAAGGGGTCTACTTACCCGATTCAGCCAATTGATATTAAACACGTCAAAAAACTTTACCACAAAAAATAA
- a CDS encoding ABC transporter ATP-binding protein: protein MEHLLQVEHVVRKFGGLTAVNDVSLHLDQHELVALIGPNGAGKTTLFNLLTGMIPVTSGKIDLTTEQSRYDLTRKSPVQIAELGLSRTFQNIRLFKSLTVMDNVLAAMTNQYKENFVTTIMRLPGFYRTEEEMRVAAKQLLDLFDLTNYATTPADKLPYGTQRRLEIVRALATHPQILFLDEPAAGMNPEETADLTNLIKHVQEEFQITVLLIEHDMSLVMNLAERIYVLDQGQILTAGPPEEVKSNPKVIEAYLGEGED, encoded by the coding sequence ATGGAACACTTATTACAAGTTGAGCATGTTGTGCGTAAGTTTGGTGGCTTGACTGCCGTTAATGACGTATCGCTGCACTTAGACCAGCATGAACTTGTTGCCCTAATCGGTCCTAATGGTGCTGGGAAAACCACCTTATTTAACCTATTAACCGGCATGATACCGGTAACTAGTGGCAAAATTGACTTAACAACAGAGCAGTCGCGTTACGATTTAACGCGTAAGAGCCCAGTCCAGATTGCTGAATTAGGCCTATCCCGGACTTTTCAGAACATTCGCTTGTTCAAAAGCCTGACGGTAATGGATAATGTGCTTGCTGCAATGACCAACCAGTACAAGGAAAACTTCGTGACTACCATTATGCGCCTACCTGGATTTTATCGAACCGAAGAGGAAATGAGGGTAGCTGCTAAGCAACTCCTAGATTTGTTTGACTTAACGAATTATGCGACCACGCCGGCAGATAAGCTGCCTTATGGTACACAGCGGCGTTTGGAAATTGTGCGGGCCTTGGCCACCCATCCCCAAATCTTGTTTTTAGATGAACCGGCAGCAGGGATGAATCCAGAGGAAACAGCTGATCTGACCAATCTAATTAAGCATGTTCAGGAAGAATTCCAGATTACGGTTCTCTTAATTGAGCATGATATGTCCTTAGTAATGAATCTGGCTGAGCGGATATATGTGCTTGACCAAGGTCAGATTCTGACTGCGGGCCCACCGGAAGAAGTTAAGTCAAATCCAAAAGTGATTGAGGCCTACCTAGGCGAGGGGGAAGATTAG
- a CDS encoding branched-chain amino acid ABC transporter permease, which yields MKKNWKYSLCWLVLLIAGFYLINTLIMFGVIDDFIENMLVTIGINIILATGLNLIIGFSGQFSLGHAGFMAIGAYTTAVITQHITSELGFILSVLVGMVLASVIAAVIGTATFTRLKGDYLAIATLGAAEIIRNVINNLKITGGSAGMFNIPQLCSWPTVYLLVCLTTIVLTNFIRSLDGRAIKAVREDELAAEAMGINTTKWKLAAFVIGGATAAIAGSLSASYVQTISPSNFGIMESISILVIVVLGGVGSMTGTILAAIVLGVLDTILQNFGALRMVIYAIVLIVMMIFKPSGLLGNWEFSLKNIGHFGRQERG from the coding sequence ATGAAAAAGAACTGGAAATACAGCCTGTGTTGGTTAGTCTTGCTAATAGCTGGTTTTTACTTGATAAATACCTTGATAATGTTCGGCGTGATTGATGATTTTATTGAAAACATGTTAGTCACAATTGGTATTAATATTATTTTGGCGACGGGCTTAAACCTGATTATTGGTTTCAGTGGTCAATTTTCGCTCGGACATGCCGGTTTTATGGCCATCGGGGCATATACAACGGCAGTTATCACGCAACATATAACCAGCGAACTAGGCTTCATACTTTCCGTATTGGTTGGCATGGTTTTAGCAAGCGTGATTGCGGCAGTAATTGGGACTGCCACCTTTACCCGCTTAAAAGGTGACTATTTAGCAATCGCTACCTTAGGTGCAGCAGAAATCATTCGTAATGTAATTAATAATTTAAAAATCACGGGTGGTTCTGCTGGAATGTTTAATATTCCGCAATTATGTTCATGGCCAACAGTTTATCTTTTAGTCTGCCTGACGACGATTGTTCTGACTAACTTTATCCGCTCGCTCGATGGTCGAGCAATTAAAGCCGTCAGAGAAGACGAGTTGGCAGCAGAAGCAATGGGCATTAACACGACTAAATGGAAATTAGCGGCCTTTGTCATAGGTGGCGCTACGGCTGCCATTGCTGGTAGCTTATCTGCTTCTTATGTGCAAACAATTTCACCTTCAAACTTTGGTATTATGGAATCTATTTCAATCTTGGTGATTGTGGTCCTAGGGGGCGTTGGCAGTATGACGGGAACAATACTGGCAGCAATCGTTCTAGGAGTTTTGGATACAATCTTGCAAAACTTTGGTGCCCTAAGAATGGTGATATACGCTATTGTTTTAATTGTCATGATGATTTTCAAGCCATCCGGATTATTAGGAAATTGGGAGTTTTCATTGAAAAACATCGGTCACTTTGGCAGGCAGGAAAGGGGCTAA
- a CDS encoding histidine phosphatase family protein: MKRIYLVRHGQTYINRYNKMQGWCDTPLTEEGIAGANQAGEMLREVPFDIALSSDLKRASDTCALIISHNTNHDELQHIASPLFREHFYGYFEGMDTDMAWRMIAGPHGYQNHYDLFKNEPLDTVKDWIKAADPFHDAENAEEYWTRLDQGFNLIDQLDGAENILLVTHGFTIRSIAARYGNFDISQGPRNSSVTIMTMTDKEKKVVAYNKLKL, from the coding sequence ATGAAGAGAATTTATCTGGTGCGCCACGGTCAAACCTATATTAACCGCTACAACAAGATGCAAGGCTGGTGTGACACCCCACTCACCGAGGAAGGAATTGCTGGGGCCAACCAAGCCGGTGAAATGCTAAGGGAAGTTCCTTTTGACATCGCCTTGTCCAGTGACCTGAAACGTGCCAGCGACACTTGCGCTTTAATCATCAGCCATAATACAAACCATGATGAACTCCAACATATCGCCTCGCCCCTTTTTCGCGAACACTTTTACGGTTACTTCGAGGGCATGGATACTGACATGGCCTGGCGTATGATCGCAGGACCTCATGGCTATCAAAATCATTATGACTTATTTAAAAATGAGCCCCTTGACACAGTGAAAGACTGGATCAAAGCAGCCGACCCCTTCCATGATGCCGAAAACGCCGAAGAATATTGGACCCGGCTCGACCAAGGCTTCAACTTAATCGATCAACTTGATGGCGCTGAAAACATTCTGCTAGTTACCCACGGCTTTACCATTCGTAGCATAGCGGCACGTTATGGCAACTTTGACATTAGTCAGGGACCAAGGAATTCTTCCGTAACCATTATGACCATGACCGACAAGGAGAAAAAAGTCGTTGCTTATAACAAGTTGAAACTGTGA
- a CDS encoding branched-chain amino acid ABC transporter permease — MQTILQQIINALSLGSIYALLALGYSMVYGIIKLINFAHGDIYMLGAFFAYFAINAWHFNFLLALLSAMVISAISGVVIEYLAYRPLRKSPRIAVLITAIGVSFLLENGMSYFVGSNARSFPQVIEQVNYEFAGVQISNIQLLILATALTLMVLLQMIIKKTKMGRAMRAVSVDPEAAELVGVNVNHTISFTFALGSALAGAAGVLIGMYYNQIDPLMGMTPGIKAFVAAVLGGIGSVPGAALGGFLIGTLETFFQSIGLSAYKDAVVYLTLIVILLFLPAGIFGKNTKEKV; from the coding sequence TTGCAAACAATTTTACAGCAAATCATTAATGCCCTCTCATTAGGTTCGATTTATGCTCTTTTAGCCCTTGGCTATAGCATGGTCTATGGAATCATCAAGTTAATTAACTTTGCTCACGGTGATATTTATATGCTTGGCGCATTTTTTGCCTATTTTGCAATTAACGCCTGGCACTTTAACTTTTTACTAGCCTTATTGTCAGCTATGGTAATTAGTGCCATCAGTGGCGTTGTAATTGAATATTTAGCCTATCGGCCGCTACGCAAGTCTCCTAGAATTGCAGTTTTGATTACTGCAATTGGGGTATCATTCTTGCTTGAGAATGGGATGTCCTACTTTGTTGGTTCTAATGCGCGTAGTTTTCCTCAAGTCATAGAACAGGTTAATTATGAATTTGCTGGAGTGCAGATATCTAATATTCAACTGCTTATTTTAGCTACGGCATTAACCTTGATGGTACTGTTACAAATGATTATTAAAAAAACTAAAATGGGTCGAGCAATGCGGGCTGTGTCAGTTGATCCAGAAGCAGCTGAACTGGTTGGCGTAAACGTTAATCATACGATTTCCTTTACTTTTGCATTAGGTTCGGCTTTGGCTGGTGCAGCTGGGGTCCTGATTGGGATGTACTATAACCAGATTGATCCGTTAATGGGTATGACGCCAGGAATTAAGGCTTTTGTAGCTGCAGTGTTGGGTGGAATTGGTTCCGTTCCGGGCGCAGCCTTAGGTGGCTTCTTAATTGGAACGCTGGAAACCTTTTTCCAATCAATCGGTTTGTCAGCATACAAGGATGCAGTAGTTTACCTGACTTTAATCGTCATTTTGCTCTTTTTACCGGCTGGCATTTTTGGCAAGAATACTAAAGAGAAGGTTTAG
- the coaA gene encoding type I pantothenate kinase has product MKNYLQFSRDDWAQLATSDQVKISPAELAKLKSLGDVINLTDVQQIYASLIAYIDLAYQEKRELQQKQRVFLRQKVAGAPFIIGISGSVAVGKSTTARLLQVLLSRTEADLQVHLMTTDGFLYPNQELKRRGLFDRKGFPESYNMAMLSDFLKDVLSGKEDIAYPLYSQELSDIVPGKYGHVKRPDILIIEGINTLQLPTNGQIVTSDFFDFSIYIDAAEDLIEKWFMQRFVRVLELNKHNPQNFYYEMANGPRGAALQLAQDTWQMVNLVNLREYIAPTRQRADLILHKTAGHLIDRIYLRQF; this is encoded by the coding sequence ATGAAGAATTACTTACAATTCAGTCGTGATGACTGGGCTCAACTTGCTACTAGTGACCAGGTTAAAATTTCGCCAGCAGAATTGGCCAAGCTTAAGTCGCTGGGAGATGTCATCAATCTAACGGATGTACAGCAAATTTATGCTAGTTTAATTGCCTACATTGATTTGGCCTACCAGGAGAAGCGCGAGTTGCAGCAAAAGCAGCGTGTCTTTTTGCGGCAAAAAGTTGCAGGTGCGCCCTTCATCATCGGTATTTCTGGGTCGGTGGCCGTAGGCAAGTCAACCACTGCCCGCTTGCTGCAGGTGCTATTGAGCCGGACTGAGGCAGATTTGCAGGTGCACTTGATGACCACAGACGGCTTCCTTTACCCAAACCAGGAGTTAAAGCGGCGCGGTTTGTTTGATCGTAAGGGTTTCCCCGAGAGCTATAACATGGCCATGCTTAGTGATTTTTTAAAAGATGTGCTTAGTGGTAAGGAAGACATCGCCTACCCGTTATACTCGCAAGAGTTAAGTGACATTGTGCCGGGAAAATATGGTCATGTAAAGCGGCCCGATATTCTGATCATTGAAGGAATTAACACGCTGCAATTACCAACCAACGGGCAGATTGTTACCAGTGATTTTTTTGACTTTTCCATTTATATTGATGCGGCTGAAGACTTGATTGAAAAATGGTTTATGCAGCGCTTTGTACGGGTACTTGAACTAAATAAGCATAATCCCCAGAATTTCTATTATGAAATGGCCAATGGACCTCGCGGAGCTGCCCTGCAACTGGCTCAGGACACCTGGCAGATGGTCAACCTGGTCAACCTACGCGAGTATATTGCACCGACCAGGCAACGGGCCGACCTGATTTTGCATAAAACGGCAGGTCATTTGATTGATCGGATCTACCTGAGACAATTTTAA
- the helD gene encoding RNA polymerase recycling motor HelD gives MTKTMDDKQFEQKHLDQILKMIRAKQAELSASIQSAEGEAKNLNSHFFDDVKLDYDGYSTSMETALSIHQQQQLLDEREHAWQHAARQLSTVKKLVQKPYFARVDFQEGSAEPETIYIGLGSFADQNDHFLIYDWRAPISSIYYDGKLGQVSYMSPEGEITIEMTKKRQFMIEDGKIVNMFDTNESIGDQMLLEVLGEKSSTQMKSIVTTIQREQNKIIRNTSADLLFVQGAAGSGKTSAILQRIAYLLYRYRGNLTSSDVIMFSPNQLFNDYIKNVLPEMGEQNMVQMTYWQFVARRLPGMQVENLFDQFEDDNANSAISQFKDSTSFFKLLDHYTKRLNQRGVIFKNIYFRDHKRPFFTKEKISELYYSFNDNYNLSNRIDATREELIKALNRKINAETKKNWVVDTIQSLSQEQLNELYDRPDQEFDSEEKEEKFLSRKIVIKALDKVFQQIRRNNFVNMRAQYLHFLRTVPKMTALSKWHISSTDWAEHVASVKESFMKHDIHMNDVSAYLYLYDLITGRQVDYEMRYAFIDEIQDYTPFQLCYLKYNFPRAKFTMLGDLNQAIFTKDESRNLLKQINGLFDPEKTVVVQLTKSYRSTKQLTDFTRQILRQGEKIEAFDRQGPKPVFWGRQTTTAAIDVIDQLLKENQQANLTTTIIAKDLAAAKKVAQKLKDLGTKVTLIATANQRLAVGTLVIPSYLAKGLEFDAVIMWGASAANYHRLDETQLVYTITSRAMYKLDLVYTGARSPLLEVDQGTFEEK, from the coding sequence ATGACAAAAACGATGGATGATAAACAATTTGAACAAAAGCATCTCGACCAAATCTTAAAAATGATTAGGGCCAAGCAGGCCGAGCTATCCGCGTCAATTCAGTCTGCTGAAGGAGAAGCTAAGAACCTTAATTCACATTTTTTTGATGATGTAAAATTGGATTATGATGGTTATTCAACTTCAATGGAAACTGCCCTATCCATTCACCAGCAGCAACAACTGCTTGATGAGCGCGAGCACGCCTGGCAACATGCGGCTAGACAATTGAGTACGGTCAAAAAATTAGTCCAAAAACCCTATTTTGCCCGGGTTGACTTCCAAGAGGGTAGTGCAGAACCGGAGACCATATATATTGGCTTAGGCTCTTTTGCTGACCAGAATGACCATTTTTTAATTTATGACTGGCGCGCACCTATTTCGTCAATTTATTATGATGGTAAACTAGGGCAAGTCTCCTACATGTCACCCGAAGGCGAAATTACCATAGAAATGACTAAAAAGCGGCAGTTCATGATTGAAGACGGTAAGATTGTCAACATGTTTGACACCAACGAGTCAATCGGTGACCAGATGCTGCTGGAGGTCTTGGGCGAAAAGTCGAGCACACAGATGAAGTCGATTGTGACGACCATCCAGCGTGAACAGAATAAAATCATCAGAAATACCAGCGCCGACTTGCTCTTCGTTCAGGGGGCCGCCGGTTCAGGTAAGACCTCGGCAATCTTGCAACGTATTGCCTACCTGCTGTACCGTTACCGGGGCAACTTAACTAGTAGCGATGTAATCATGTTTAGTCCCAACCAACTCTTTAATGACTACATTAAAAATGTGTTGCCAGAGATGGGTGAGCAAAACATGGTGCAAATGACCTATTGGCAGTTTGTTGCGCGCCGTTTGCCGGGGATGCAGGTCGAAAACCTGTTTGATCAGTTTGAAGATGATAATGCCAATTCGGCTATTAGTCAGTTCAAGGATTCTACCAGTTTCTTCAAGCTGCTGGATCACTATACCAAGCGGCTCAACCAGCGCGGAGTGATTTTTAAGAACATTTATTTTCGCGACCATAAGCGGCCATTTTTCACTAAAGAAAAAATCAGTGAGCTGTATTACTCATTCAATGATAATTACAACTTAAGTAACCGAATTGACGCAACGCGTGAAGAGTTAATTAAAGCACTCAACCGCAAGATTAACGCTGAGACGAAGAAGAACTGGGTGGTGGATACAATCCAAAGTCTGAGCCAGGAGCAGTTAAATGAGTTGTATGACCGGCCCGACCAGGAATTTGATTCTGAAGAGAAAGAGGAAAAATTTCTGAGCCGCAAGATTGTCATTAAGGCACTAGACAAGGTCTTCCAACAAATTAGGCGTAATAACTTTGTTAATATGCGCGCGCAATATTTGCACTTCTTACGCACCGTGCCAAAGATGACAGCTCTTTCCAAGTGGCATATTAGTTCAACTGATTGGGCGGAGCACGTGGCAAGCGTCAAAGAATCCTTCATGAAGCATGACATTCATATGAATGATGTTTCGGCCTACCTTTACTTGTATGACTTAATTACTGGCCGCCAGGTTGACTATGAGATGCGTTACGCCTTTATTGATGAGATTCAGGATTACACCCCGTTTCAGTTGTGCTACCTTAAGTATAACTTCCCTCGGGCAAAGTTTACGATGCTGGGCGATTTGAACCAGGCAATCTTTACCAAAGATGAAAGTCGTAATTTACTTAAACAGATTAATGGCCTGTTTGATCCTGAAAAGACTGTCGTGGTTCAGCTAACTAAGTCCTATCGGTCAACCAAACAATTGACTGACTTTACTAGGCAAATTCTGCGTCAAGGTGAAAAGATTGAAGCCTTTGACCGGCAGGGACCCAAGCCGGTATTTTGGGGCCGTCAGACCACTACTGCAGCCATCGATGTCATCGACCAGTTGCTAAAAGAAAACCAGCAGGCTAACTTAACAACGACAATTATCGCCAAGGATTTGGCCGCCGCGAAGAAAGTTGCTCAGAAGTTAAAGGATCTGGGCACTAAAGTTACGTTAATTGCTACGGCTAATCAGCGGTTGGCCGTGGGTACGCTGGTTATTCCGTCCTACTTGGCTAAGGGATTGGAATTTGATGCCGTCATTATGTGGGGGGCTTCTGCAGCGAACTACCACCGCCTCGATGAAACCCAGCTCGTATATACGATTACCTCGCGTGCGATGTACAAGCTTGACCTCGTGTACACAGGAGCGCGAAGCCCGCTGCTTGAAGTTGATCAAGGAACCTTTGAAGAAAAGTAG